In one Hyphomicrobium sp. 99 genomic region, the following are encoded:
- a CDS encoding ATP-binding protein has protein sequence MAGKMRVHRDQLSAVARVTPYAMAGYGINVVLATAAFWNSIPARDLFLWFLFSLTVCGIVGLRSLHRSPTPRGQNSSELRSARNALVFAILLAVPWSSLAVFWAGAVNGTSEAILIAFVVGMAASGSILLAPLPAAALSYAGTILGPLIIKLLIVGGRDNLLLAALAVSFLVFLVILVMTNARMFMERLRVLQRLKISIEDARAANEAAQRATSAKSEFFATMSHEIRTPLNSVIGYTSLVLARRGLNAEDARDLEIVRDAGRSLLNTVNDILDFSAIEAGRLKLLLAPTLLRPTIESCLSLMQVEARAKGLILSAEIDSALDEVTVEADAQRVRQVLVNLVGNAVKFTSEGRVDVEARWLRRSDDIVAVRFTVKDTGPGIPEKSIPELFNRFSQLDGSYERRFAGSGLGLAISKSIVVAMDGEIGVHSELGAGSAFWFELPLIVSRALPPADRSAESKPASPGGLNILVVDDMEPNRRLTSTVLRRAGHRAVTAASGAEAISLVKSETFDVILMDMQMPGMNGLAATKEIRNLPPNQGQVPIIAMTANVLPNEIASCYAAGMTAHIGKPFEIDELLHTIEAASDGATASARARLPAALVAGRKLF, from the coding sequence ATGGCGGGTAAGATGCGCGTTCATCGCGATCAATTGTCGGCCGTCGCGCGCGTCACTCCCTATGCGATGGCCGGGTATGGCATCAACGTCGTGCTCGCGACCGCCGCCTTCTGGAACTCCATACCGGCGCGAGACCTTTTTCTGTGGTTCCTCTTCTCGCTGACAGTATGCGGGATCGTGGGCTTGCGTTCGCTTCATCGTTCGCCGACGCCTCGCGGTCAGAATTCCTCCGAGTTGCGGAGCGCACGCAACGCGCTTGTATTCGCCATTCTCCTTGCAGTTCCCTGGTCATCTTTGGCGGTGTTTTGGGCAGGCGCCGTGAATGGGACGAGCGAAGCGATCCTCATTGCATTCGTGGTCGGTATGGCAGCAAGCGGCAGCATCCTGCTTGCACCGCTACCGGCAGCGGCACTCAGCTATGCGGGCACAATCCTCGGTCCACTCATCATCAAGCTGTTGATTGTCGGCGGCAGAGATAATTTGCTCCTCGCGGCGTTGGCCGTCAGCTTTTTGGTGTTCCTCGTCATCCTGGTCATGACGAACGCTCGCATGTTCATGGAGCGTTTGAGGGTTCTGCAGCGGCTGAAGATCTCCATCGAAGACGCGCGGGCTGCAAACGAAGCGGCGCAACGGGCTACATCGGCGAAGTCGGAATTCTTCGCAACGATGAGCCATGAGATCAGGACCCCGCTGAACAGCGTCATCGGCTATACGAGCCTCGTGCTGGCACGGCGTGGCTTGAACGCGGAAGACGCGCGCGACCTCGAAATCGTGAGGGACGCGGGGCGTTCGCTCCTCAACACCGTAAACGACATTCTCGATTTTTCCGCGATCGAAGCTGGCCGCTTGAAGTTGTTGCTTGCGCCGACGCTGCTTCGCCCGACAATCGAGAGTTGCTTATCGCTCATGCAGGTCGAGGCGCGGGCGAAAGGCTTAATTTTAAGTGCCGAAATCGATAGCGCGTTGGATGAGGTGACTGTTGAGGCGGACGCACAGAGAGTCCGGCAGGTGCTCGTCAATCTCGTTGGCAACGCGGTGAAGTTCACTTCCGAAGGCCGCGTCGATGTCGAAGCCCGATGGCTCCGGCGCTCCGACGACATCGTTGCGGTCCGCTTTACCGTCAAGGATACGGGCCCTGGGATACCGGAAAAATCAATACCGGAACTGTTCAACAGATTCAGTCAGCTCGACGGAAGTTACGAGCGGCGTTTTGCGGGATCGGGCCTCGGGCTTGCCATCAGCAAAAGTATCGTTGTTGCGATGGATGGTGAAATCGGCGTGCACAGCGAACTCGGCGCAGGATCGGCGTTTTGGTTCGAATTGCCGCTCATCGTCAGCCGCGCGCTCCCTCCGGCCGATCGCTCGGCGGAATCGAAGCCCGCTAGCCCCGGCGGCTTGAATATTCTCGTGGTCGACGACATGGAACCGAACCGGCGGCTCACGTCGACGGTCTTACGGCGAGCAGGTCATCGCGCCGTGACGGCCGCAAGCGGAGCGGAGGCCATTTCGCTCGTGAAATCCGAGACGTTCGACGTCATTCTCATGGACATGCAGATGCCCGGGATGAATGGTCTCGCGGCGACGAAGGAAATTCGGAATTTGCCGCCCAACCAGGGCCAAGTTCCGATCATCGCCATGACGGCAAACGTTCTCCCCAACGAAATCGCCAGCTGTTATGC
- a CDS encoding efflux RND transporter permease subunit encodes MISKFFIERPVLANVIALLIVVIGAVSLLRLPVSQYPDVVPPTVQVTTRYPGASARTVIDTVALPIEQQVNGVERMLYMQSFSASDGSYSLTVTFEIGTDLNSAQVLVQNRVSAAMASLPQSVQVQGVVVQKKSTAILQIVTLTSPDNRFDSLYLSNYATIRLKDEIARLPGVGNVNVFGAGQYSMRIWLDPEKMQARGLNAQDVVQALQQQSQEVTAGQIGAPPVAGAQSFQYTLDVIGRFEDAEQFANVVVKTGNAGDLTRLRDVGRVELGAQTYAQIFNLNGKEAAGLAIFLTPGANALEVAGEVSKKMQALAKEFPDGMVYTIPFDTTTFVQQAISEVYKTLIEAAVLVLIVILVFLQDWRAMLVPATTVPVTIIGAFAAMAALGFSVNLSTLFAIVLAIGIVVDDAIIVVEGAAHNIERGMSGHDAAIAAMNVLMGPIIGITLVLMAVFLPASFLPGLTGQMYAQFALVIAATALISAINAATLKPTQCALWLRRPVPMENRNAFYRGFNSLYQRLENRYAGLIGSMVHHSGAMAIVALAIIGAAIYGMTRVPTGFLPIEDQGYLIAAVQLPEGASLGRTQKSLEEVEQIANSVPGVERVITIAGQSALDNSASLANAGVAYITLKDWSARGPGQDLASLYKTLNDKLSVIEDGRVLVVPPPPIQGIGNAGGFNMVIELRDSSFDLAKLESSVNAMVRAASTQSGIQRASTSFRATAPQYKVTIDREKVQTLLLTTDQVFSTLASYLGSSYVDQFNKFGRVFQIYVQADANFRMTPEDILRLRVRNQNGDMIPLGTVLTITPTVGASLISLYNLYPAATIVGVPAKGFSSGQAIQLMQEIAAHTLPPGVGYSWTALSYQEKLVAGQIYYVFALAMLLVYLVLAGQYESWYAPMSVLLAVPLSLIGPVLVLIAVGVDNNLYVQIGLVLLIALSAKNAILIVEVARELRAEGKPTLESALEAARARFRPILMTSFAFILGVAPLVFASGAGASARKSIGITVFSGMLASTCLAVLFVPSFFVIIQRFEEWRASRKKQPVPVMAPPQSE; translated from the coding sequence ATGATTTCGAAGTTCTTCATCGAACGGCCGGTTCTCGCGAATGTCATCGCGCTTCTGATTGTCGTCATTGGCGCCGTTAGCCTTCTCCGGCTTCCTGTTTCGCAATATCCCGACGTCGTGCCGCCGACCGTCCAGGTGACGACGCGTTATCCCGGCGCGAGCGCGCGCACGGTTATCGATACCGTCGCCTTGCCGATCGAGCAGCAGGTGAACGGCGTGGAGCGAATGCTCTACATGCAGTCTTTTTCCGCGTCGGACGGCAGTTACTCGCTCACCGTCACGTTCGAAATCGGCACCGATCTCAACTCAGCACAGGTTCTGGTGCAGAACCGTGTCTCGGCTGCCATGGCGTCGCTGCCGCAATCGGTGCAGGTGCAGGGCGTCGTCGTTCAGAAGAAGTCGACGGCCATCCTGCAGATCGTCACGCTGACGTCGCCCGATAACCGCTTCGATAGTCTTTATCTCAGCAATTACGCGACAATCCGGCTGAAGGACGAAATTGCTCGCTTACCGGGAGTTGGCAACGTCAACGTTTTCGGCGCCGGGCAATATTCCATGCGGATCTGGCTTGATCCGGAAAAAATGCAGGCGCGCGGTCTCAATGCGCAAGACGTGGTCCAGGCCCTCCAGCAACAGAGCCAGGAGGTGACGGCCGGGCAGATCGGGGCGCCGCCTGTCGCCGGCGCGCAATCATTCCAATACACGCTCGACGTCATCGGGCGCTTCGAAGATGCGGAGCAGTTTGCAAACGTCGTCGTCAAGACGGGCAACGCAGGGGATCTGACCCGGTTGCGTGATGTGGGCCGGGTCGAACTCGGTGCGCAGACCTACGCGCAGATTTTCAATCTCAACGGTAAGGAAGCCGCCGGTCTCGCGATATTCCTGACGCCGGGAGCGAACGCGCTCGAAGTCGCAGGCGAAGTATCGAAGAAGATGCAGGCGCTCGCGAAAGAATTTCCGGATGGCATGGTGTACACCATTCCCTTCGACACGACGACGTTCGTGCAGCAGGCGATATCGGAAGTCTACAAGACGCTGATCGAAGCCGCTGTCCTCGTGTTGATCGTCATCCTGGTATTTCTCCAGGATTGGCGGGCGATGCTGGTTCCGGCGACGACAGTGCCGGTGACGATCATCGGCGCGTTCGCTGCCATGGCGGCCTTAGGATTTTCGGTCAATCTCTCCACGTTGTTTGCGATCGTGCTCGCCATCGGCATCGTGGTGGATGATGCGATCATCGTGGTTGAGGGCGCCGCTCACAATATCGAGCGCGGCATGTCCGGCCATGACGCGGCGATTGCCGCCATGAACGTGCTGATGGGTCCAATCATCGGCATCACGCTGGTCCTGATGGCGGTGTTTCTGCCCGCATCATTCCTGCCCGGTCTCACGGGACAGATGTATGCTCAGTTTGCGCTCGTCATCGCCGCGACGGCGTTGATCAGCGCCATCAACGCGGCGACGCTGAAGCCTACGCAATGCGCACTCTGGCTTCGCCGTCCCGTGCCGATGGAGAACAGAAACGCGTTCTATCGCGGATTCAACTCTCTTTATCAGAGGCTCGAGAACCGCTACGCGGGCTTGATCGGCTCGATGGTCCACCACAGCGGGGCGATGGCAATTGTTGCGCTGGCCATCATCGGCGCCGCCATTTACGGAATGACGCGCGTTCCCACGGGCTTCCTGCCAATCGAAGACCAAGGATATTTGATCGCGGCGGTGCAGCTTCCGGAAGGCGCTTCGCTCGGCCGGACGCAGAAGTCTCTGGAGGAGGTTGAACAGATCGCAAATTCGGTGCCGGGCGTGGAGCGCGTCATCACCATTGCGGGGCAGTCGGCACTCGACAACAGCGCTTCGCTCGCCAACGCCGGCGTTGCCTACATCACGTTAAAGGATTGGAGCGCGCGCGGCCCGGGTCAGGACTTGGCGTCACTTTATAAGACTCTCAACGACAAGCTTTCGGTCATCGAGGACGGTCGCGTCCTCGTCGTGCCGCCTCCGCCGATCCAAGGCATCGGCAATGCCGGCGGTTTCAACATGGTGATCGAACTTCGCGACAGCAGCTTCGACTTGGCCAAGCTCGAAAGCTCGGTCAACGCCATGGTGCGCGCCGCCAGCACGCAGTCGGGCATTCAGCGGGCTTCGACGTCGTTCCGCGCGACCGCTCCACAATACAAGGTCACGATCGACCGCGAAAAGGTGCAGACGCTTCTGCTGACGACCGATCAGGTTTTCTCGACGCTCGCGAGCTATCTGGGATCGAGCTACGTCGACCAGTTCAACAAGTTCGGACGTGTTTTCCAAATCTACGTGCAGGCCGACGCGAACTTCCGCATGACGCCTGAAGACATCCTCCGTCTCAGGGTTCGCAATCAGAATGGGGACATGATCCCGCTTGGCACCGTTCTGACAATCACGCCGACGGTCGGCGCGTCCCTCATCAGTCTTTACAATCTTTATCCTGCAGCCACGATCGTCGGCGTGCCGGCCAAGGGCTTTTCATCCGGGCAGGCTATCCAGCTGATGCAAGAGATCGCGGCCCACACGCTGCCGCCCGGCGTCGGCTATTCTTGGACGGCGCTCTCCTATCAAGAGAAGCTTGTCGCCGGACAGATCTATTACGTGTTCGCGCTGGCCATGCTTCTCGTTTATCTCGTGCTCGCCGGCCAGTACGAAAGTTGGTACGCGCCGATGTCGGTTTTGCTGGCCGTGCCGTTATCCCTCATCGGACCAGTGCTGGTATTGATCGCGGTCGGCGTCGACAACAACCTTTACGTTCAGATCGGGCTTGTCCTCCTGATTGCCCTCTCGGCGAAGAACGCCATTTTGATCGTGGAGGTCGCACGCGAACTGAGAGCCGAAGGCAAGCCGACCCTGGAATCCGCACTCGAAGCAGCGCGTGCGAGGTTCCGGCCGATCCTGATGACGTCATTCGCATTCATCCTCGGCGTCGCGCCGCTGGTGTTCGCCTCGGGAGCCGGTGCGTCGGCGCGGAAGTCCATCGGCATCACGGTGTTCAGCGGAATGCTCGCTTCGACGTGTCTGGCGGTGCTGTTCGTTCCCTCGTTCTTCGTCATCATCCAGCGTTTCGAGGAATGGCGCGCGTCTCGCAAAAAACAGCCAGTACCCGTGATGGCGCCGCCGCAAAGCGAATGA
- a CDS encoding efflux RND transporter periplasmic adaptor subunit — MTRACILIPTLVSTLALSACGEKNTFVPPPPRKVEVAVPLKETVTRYLESTGSTAAVNSTTLVARVQGFLEGIKYQDGDFVKAGQVLFVIEQKPYQLALEQAEAGLASAQASSTQTMADYKRQVDLAGKNIASQAALDQATAAKDAAVAKQKQAQVDIDQAKLNLSYTEVRAPFDGIVTSREVSLGQLVGAGSPTTLATIVQLEPIYANFSVSEIDVQEIRADMRARGITNEELRKIPVEVGLQSEQGYPHHGSLDYVAPSITAATGTLAVRAVFPNTDRALLPGYFVRVRIPRSQQPGSLLVPDRIVGSDQSGRYVLVVNKDDTVEQRKVVLGQQVGDLRVIKTGLTPDDRVVISGLMAVVAGEKIEPVLETIAKPEVMSKPEVAPKAEGQAKPEAAP, encoded by the coding sequence ATGACGCGAGCATGCATCCTAATCCCGACGCTGGTCTCGACCCTGGCGCTTTCGGCTTGCGGCGAGAAGAATACGTTCGTTCCCCCTCCCCCGCGGAAAGTCGAAGTGGCGGTGCCGCTCAAGGAAACGGTCACCCGCTATCTGGAAAGCACCGGCAGCACTGCCGCGGTCAACAGCACGACCCTGGTGGCGCGTGTTCAAGGCTTCCTTGAAGGGATCAAGTATCAGGACGGCGACTTCGTAAAGGCCGGGCAAGTGCTGTTCGTCATCGAACAAAAGCCCTATCAGCTCGCGCTTGAACAGGCCGAAGCCGGGTTGGCGAGCGCGCAGGCTTCTTCAACGCAGACGATGGCCGACTACAAGCGTCAGGTCGATCTCGCGGGCAAGAATATCGCCAGCCAAGCTGCGCTCGATCAGGCAACCGCGGCCAAGGACGCGGCGGTCGCGAAGCAGAAGCAGGCGCAAGTCGACATCGACCAGGCAAAGCTGAACCTCAGCTACACCGAAGTCAGAGCGCCGTTCGACGGTATCGTGACGTCGCGTGAAGTTTCGTTGGGTCAACTCGTGGGCGCCGGTAGCCCGACGACGCTCGCGACCATCGTTCAACTCGAACCGATCTATGCCAATTTTTCGGTCAGTGAAATCGACGTGCAAGAGATCCGCGCCGACATGAGGGCGCGGGGCATTACGAACGAGGAACTCAGGAAGATTCCCGTGGAAGTCGGCCTGCAGAGCGAGCAGGGATATCCGCATCACGGCAGCCTCGACTACGTTGCGCCGAGCATTACGGCCGCGACGGGTACGCTTGCCGTGCGCGCCGTGTTTCCCAACACCGATCGCGCGCTGCTTCCCGGGTATTTCGTGCGCGTACGCATACCGCGTTCGCAGCAGCCGGGCTCGCTGCTCGTTCCGGACCGTATCGTCGGCAGCGACCAGAGTGGCCGCTATGTGCTTGTCGTGAATAAAGACGACACCGTCGAACAGCGCAAAGTCGTGCTCGGCCAGCAGGTCGGCGATCTGCGCGTCATCAAGACGGGACTGACCCCCGACGATCGCGTCGTCATATCGGGATTGATGGCAGTGGTGGCGGGCGAAAAAATCGAGCCGGTGTTGGAGACCATCGCGAAGCCCGAGGTCATGTCAAAGCCCGAAGTCGCACCCAAGGCCGAAGGCCAAGCTAAACCGGAAGCTGCGCCATGA
- a CDS encoding efflux RND transporter permease subunit: MNALIRWSIRYRGIVALLSVVWFIAGIFLAMRAPLDVFPEFVPPQVTIQTETPGLAPEQVEQIITRPIEAAIIGGPGIDTVRSESIYGLSVVLVTFDQGADANAARQGIAERLTTLNGKLPAGIGPPKLTPLTSSTMDVLKLGIVSDQVDPYTLRDIADWTIKPRLLAVPGIARVTVYGGAVRQVQIQPDLERIAALGLTVTEVMDAASAAIALRGGGIVETSAQRITIETPPPAPDPRAISQAVVTMQNNRPVRLADVATVTIGPAAKIGDATIMGQPGVLITVSGQFGANTLDATKATEAALDELKPALERRGITIYPALHRPASFVVRALKNLETALTLGSALILFVLYAFLRSVRASLISFLAIPLSLLAAVVVLSEFGQSLNTMTLGGFALALGVLVDDAIIDIENIARRLRLAAPDANRLNIIEDASIEIRGSMLYGTLAVIFAFFPVLFAGGVQGRFIGPMALTFIIAVLASMLVALTVTPALCALLLTNSEDTKESPLTKSLKAAQKWVLALVHRAWGATVLILTLGVLAAAAAVPFLHSELIPQFREGHFVLQMAMASPGTSTDDVVAVGERVTQALLKLPFVETVGHQIGRAEAGEDTWSVDRSEFHIELKPVHDESEEEAQSIIRDTLRGFPEVRSETLTFLGDRISESLSGETAQVVISALGTDLASLESAAADIQKAVADIPGVTDLRMPRSAMVPTLSVKLDPTALANYGLSSRDALDAIQTAFAGTTVGQTYDGARTVDVVVILSPDDRNRISALDKLMIGNAMTRTLLKNVAAITITEGRSNIQHDGAQRRVSVTFNGAKGYSLRQIVNEARERVGALALPKDVYVSFAGQAEAEREGQIRLAGLTAMSTALIIAALTMAFRRRGLAVLVLINLPFCLIGSIAAIVVSGIGMTLGSLVGLITVFGIGARNSVMMLAHVEHVADEEGKGWSPETIRLAASERLAPVFMTALMAALGLVPLALGLGRPGHEIEAPMAITVLGGLTTATLLNLGVLPEALIRLGRFLRISRTAPNSQATRPEVPPAAKPTAAE; this comes from the coding sequence ATGAACGCGCTCATCCGCTGGTCGATCCGCTATCGTGGCATCGTCGCACTGCTCTCCGTCGTCTGGTTCATCGCCGGAATCTTTCTGGCGATGCGGGCGCCGCTCGATGTCTTTCCAGAATTCGTGCCCCCGCAAGTAACGATCCAGACAGAAACGCCCGGTCTCGCGCCCGAGCAGGTCGAGCAAATCATCACGCGCCCGATCGAGGCAGCGATCATCGGCGGACCCGGCATCGATACGGTTCGCTCGGAGTCCATTTACGGCCTGTCGGTCGTTCTCGTGACGTTTGACCAAGGCGCCGACGCCAACGCGGCGAGGCAGGGCATCGCGGAGCGCCTGACGACCCTCAACGGAAAATTACCGGCAGGCATCGGGCCACCGAAGCTGACGCCACTGACATCGAGCACGATGGACGTGCTGAAGCTCGGCATCGTCTCCGATCAGGTCGATCCCTACACCCTGCGCGATATCGCGGACTGGACCATTAAGCCCCGGTTGCTCGCAGTACCCGGCATCGCTCGTGTCACGGTATACGGCGGCGCGGTAAGGCAGGTTCAAATTCAGCCCGATCTCGAACGGATCGCAGCGCTCGGTCTTACAGTGACCGAGGTGATGGACGCGGCAAGCGCTGCCATTGCGCTTCGCGGCGGCGGTATCGTCGAGACGTCAGCGCAACGGATAACAATCGAGACGCCGCCACCCGCGCCGGACCCGCGCGCAATATCGCAAGCCGTCGTCACGATGCAGAACAATCGGCCGGTTCGCCTTGCCGATGTCGCGACAGTGACGATCGGACCCGCAGCGAAAATCGGCGACGCCACGATCATGGGCCAACCCGGTGTTTTGATCACGGTTTCCGGACAGTTCGGCGCCAATACGCTCGATGCCACCAAAGCGACGGAAGCCGCGCTCGACGAACTCAAGCCTGCGCTCGAACGACGGGGCATCACGATATATCCAGCCCTTCACCGGCCGGCATCGTTCGTCGTACGCGCTCTGAAAAATCTTGAGACCGCGCTGACGCTCGGCTCGGCTTTGATCCTGTTCGTGCTTTACGCCTTCTTGAGAAGCGTGCGCGCGTCGCTGATCTCGTTTCTCGCGATACCGCTGTCGCTTCTCGCAGCCGTCGTGGTGTTGAGCGAATTCGGCCAATCGCTGAATACCATGACGCTCGGCGGGTTTGCGCTGGCGCTCGGCGTCCTCGTCGATGACGCGATTATCGATATCGAAAATATCGCACGTCGCTTGCGCCTCGCAGCGCCCGACGCAAACCGCCTGAACATCATCGAAGACGCGTCGATCGAAATCCGCGGCTCGATGCTCTACGGCACGCTGGCGGTGATCTTCGCATTCTTTCCGGTGCTGTTTGCGGGCGGAGTGCAAGGCCGCTTCATTGGACCGATGGCGCTGACATTTATCATCGCGGTGCTCGCTTCAATGCTCGTCGCGTTGACGGTCACGCCCGCGTTGTGCGCGCTGCTGCTGACAAACAGCGAGGACACGAAAGAATCGCCGCTCACGAAGAGCCTCAAAGCCGCTCAGAAATGGGTCCTGGCGCTCGTTCATCGCGCATGGGGCGCGACGGTTCTGATTTTGACGCTCGGCGTGTTGGCTGCTGCTGCCGCCGTCCCCTTTCTCCATAGCGAGCTCATTCCTCAGTTTCGCGAAGGGCATTTCGTTCTGCAAATGGCGATGGCGTCTCCCGGCACGTCGACGGATGATGTCGTGGCCGTCGGCGAGCGCGTGACGCAGGCCCTGCTGAAGCTGCCGTTCGTCGAAACCGTGGGACATCAGATCGGCCGGGCTGAAGCCGGCGAGGATACCTGGAGCGTCGATCGAAGCGAATTTCACATCGAATTGAAACCGGTGCACGATGAAAGCGAAGAGGAAGCGCAAAGCATCATCCGCGACACGCTGCGCGGCTTTCCCGAAGTCCGAAGCGAAACATTGACGTTCCTCGGCGACCGCATCAGCGAAAGTTTGAGCGGCGAGACGGCGCAGGTCGTCATCAGCGCGCTCGGAACCGATCTAGCGTCGCTGGAAAGTGCCGCTGCCGACATTCAGAAAGCCGTCGCGGATATTCCAGGCGTCACCGATCTCAGAATGCCCCGGAGCGCCATGGTGCCGACGCTGTCGGTCAAGCTCGATCCGACAGCGCTCGCAAATTATGGCCTCTCCTCGCGCGACGCCCTCGACGCGATCCAGACAGCATTCGCCGGAACCACGGTGGGCCAGACTTACGATGGCGCACGCACCGTCGATGTCGTCGTCATTCTTTCGCCCGATGATCGCAACCGCATCAGTGCGCTCGACAAGCTGATGATCGGCAACGCGATGACTAGGACGCTTCTGAAGAATGTCGCCGCGATCACGATCACAGAGGGCCGCTCCAACATTCAGCACGATGGCGCGCAGCGTCGCGTGTCGGTCACCTTCAATGGGGCGAAAGGTTATTCGCTGCGCCAGATCGTGAACGAAGCACGCGAACGCGTCGGCGCGCTTGCGTTGCCCAAGGATGTCTATGTCTCATTCGCCGGACAGGCCGAGGCTGAGCGAGAAGGGCAGATCCGGTTGGCCGGCCTGACCGCCATGAGCACTGCGCTCATCATCGCCGCGCTCACGATGGCGTTTCGCCGTCGGGGCCTGGCGGTATTGGTATTGATCAATTTGCCGTTCTGCCTCATCGGGAGCATCGCCGCGATCGTCGTCAGCGGCATCGGCATGACGCTCGGAAGTCTCGTCGGCCTCATCACGGTTTTCGGCATCGGTGCCCGCAACTCGGTCATGATGCTGGCGCACGTCGAGCATGTAGCGGACGAGGAAGGCAAAGGTTGGAGCCCCGAAACCATCCGCCTCGCGGCATCCGAACGTCTCGCGCCGGTATTCATGACCGCGTTGATGGCCGCACTCGGGCTTGTGCCGCTGGCGCTGGGTCTGGGCCGCCCAGGTCACGAAATCGAAGCGCCGATGGCAATCACGGTGCTTGGCGGCCTGACGACGGCGACGCTTCTCAACCTCGGCGTATTGCCGGAAGCGCTCATTCGCCTCGGCCGCTTCCTGCGAATTTCCCGCACCGCCCCTAACTCTCAAGCAACTCGCCCGGAAGTGCCGCCAGCCGCAAAACCCACTGCCGCGGAATAA
- a CDS encoding ABC transporter ATP-binding protein, with protein MGRDPLLRLDAVSKVFDTGTVGLDNVDLDIGHGEFVSLLGPSGCGKTTSLRLMAGFESPTSGRVLLDGQDITALRPYDRPLNTVFQDYALFPHMDVAENVGFGLSLRKLSNAEIGGKVREALDLVGLADKIHARVSMLSGGQRQRVALARALVCSPRVLLLDEPLSALDANLREQMQIELKRLQARLGTTFVMVTHDQTEALSISDRIVVMNRGRIEQIASPAELYDAPATRFVANFIGTMNLVEGKILETTSEFHRVAAGPITFEVPVDRATVAPAPGAPTLVCIRPEELSVSAAPSDGAVAAQIISTVFYGPMLRLFVEIGGGQKLMIDTPRRTAAGAFETGTLVYVRPNRGSGRILDVE; from the coding sequence ATGGGGCGTGATCCGCTCCTGCGTCTCGACGCGGTCTCGAAGGTGTTCGATACCGGCACCGTCGGTCTCGACAATGTCGATCTCGACATCGGACACGGCGAATTCGTCAGCCTTCTCGGGCCGTCCGGGTGCGGAAAGACGACGAGCCTGCGGTTGATGGCGGGATTTGAATCTCCGACCAGCGGACGCGTTCTTCTCGATGGGCAGGACATTACCGCGCTTCGTCCCTATGACCGGCCGCTCAACACGGTCTTTCAGGATTACGCGCTCTTTCCGCACATGGACGTTGCGGAGAACGTCGGCTTCGGGCTGTCGCTGCGCAAACTTTCCAACGCGGAGATCGGCGGGAAAGTGCGCGAGGCGCTCGATCTCGTTGGCCTTGCCGACAAGATCCATGCGCGCGTTTCAATGCTTTCCGGTGGCCAGCGCCAACGCGTGGCCCTTGCGCGAGCGCTCGTCTGTTCGCCGCGCGTGCTGCTGCTCGACGAGCCGCTTTCGGCGCTCGACGCCAACTTGCGCGAGCAGATGCAGATTGAATTGAAACGGCTGCAGGCGCGTCTCGGCACGACCTTCGTCATGGTCACGCATGATCAGACCGAGGCGCTTTCGATTTCCGATCGCATCGTGGTGATGAACCGCGGCAGAATCGAGCAGATCGCATCGCCCGCGGAACTTTACGATGCACCGGCGACGCGCTTCGTCGCGAATTTCATCGGAACGATGAACCTCGTAGAGGGCAAGATTCTCGAGACGACATCCGAATTCCATCGCGTCGCCGCCGGGCCGATAACTTTCGAAGTTCCCGTCGATCGGGCGACTGTCGCTCCGGCGCCTGGAGCGCCGACACTCGTCTGCATTCGGCCCGAAGAATTATCCGTTTCCGCGGCGCCGTCCGACGGCGCGGTTGCGGCCCAGATTATTTCGACGGTGTTTTACGGTCCGATGCTGCGGTTGTTCGTCGAGATCGGCGGCGGACAGAAGCTGATGATCGACACGCCACGGCGCACAGCAGCAGGAGCGTTCGAGACCGGCACACTCGTCTACGTGCGTCCCAATCGCGGGAGCGGCCGCATCTTGGACGTGGAGTAA
- a CDS encoding cupin domain-containing protein has product MVRTKAKEGRAEVSEQVPSDADIRLGRRIRAARLERKLGLTDVAQRAGISVGALSQIERGISSLRVRVLWPLAAALGVEPHTLLAETQDDGGDLYVVRASHRKEIPVRSEGIHKELLSPPGSVLTGLLVSVEPDSGTGASYSHAGHEFGIVRKGQVELTIDSVVYLLKAGDSFAFKSTLEHAFRNRGKERCEIVWINTAKPNEISNGA; this is encoded by the coding sequence GTGGTTCGTACGAAAGCTAAGGAAGGACGCGCGGAAGTCTCGGAACAGGTTCCGTCAGATGCAGATATCCGTCTCGGGCGCCGCATTCGTGCGGCGCGTCTCGAGCGGAAATTAGGTCTCACAGACGTTGCGCAGCGCGCCGGCATTTCTGTCGGCGCGCTGAGCCAGATAGAGCGAGGCATTTCCTCGTTGCGCGTGCGTGTGCTGTGGCCGCTGGCTGCGGCGCTCGGCGTCGAGCCGCATACCCTTCTTGCCGAAACGCAGGACGACGGCGGCGATCTCTACGTCGTTCGCGCTTCGCACCGTAAGGAAATACCGGTGCGATCGGAAGGCATTCACAAGGAGCTGCTTTCGCCGCCGGGTTCAGTGCTGACGGGACTATTGGTCTCCGTCGAGCCCGACAGTGGAACGGGCGCTTCCTACAGCCACGCCGGACATGAATTCGGCATCGTCAGGAAAGGCCAAGTCGAATTGACGATCGACAGTGTCGTTTATCTTCTCAAAGCCGGCGACAGCTTTGCCTTCAAGAGCACGCTGGAACATGCGTTCCGCAATCGCGGCAAAGAGCGGTGCGAGATCGTTTGGATCAATACCGCCAAGCCGAACGAGATCAGCAATGGGGCGTGA